From the Manihot esculenta cultivar AM560-2 chromosome 14, M.esculenta_v8, whole genome shotgun sequence genome, the window GCTCGGAGGTTACTATTGTGAAAGTAGTGGTCAGCCCAGATCGATTTTCTCCATTTGAGGAGGTTGTTAAGAGTTTAATTCGAAAGAACTCTTAGGTTGTTCAGGAGACGTCCACTATCCCTACAGGGATGACTAGcaagaagaagaggctgatAAAAGAGTTTGAGCTGGTCTCCTTATGGAAAAGAACTTCGTCTTCTTTGCCTCTGAGGAAGTCCTCAATTGGAAAAAGTGAGCAAGGCAAGGGCATGGAGAGCTCTTCTCAGGGGTCGATGGCAATCTTCTAACCACCTTGGTTCCCAATGAGTCAGGGCTACATTTTCAACTAAACCTTGACTCCACACCTACTTTTATCGCCGAGCTGCTTAGCAATCATGTCTTCGGGTCATCCCCGAATCTGACTGATCCTCGGATGGTGAGCACAATTTGCCACGTAGCTCGGCCCAATGAGCAGTCGACTTTGTTTGCTGCCCAAACAGAAGGGGACCTTTTCGATGCCTCTAAAAGACAAGTCCTTCTTATGAGTTTTTCttactctttttctttctttgagaTGTTTAGCTATCTTCTGACTTATCTTCTCACACTGCAGCTTCTTGGTGTCCTAGTAGAGCTGAAGGGCAGGATGGCCAGTGCTCAGGAAGGCTgcccaccacaatattgagaaGGCTAGAGGATAAGAAGTTGTGTGAGTGATCGCCGCGCTGAAAAATCAGTACAAAGGGGAGATGACCCGGTTGAAAGGGCTTCTACAGGACAACCGAGCTCAGAGTGAGAAAATTGCTTTCCTGAAAGTGCAACTTGCTAAAGAAAGGTCTAGCATAGAAGCCAGGCTTGCTCAAGAGAAGTCTTATGTGGATCAGAGAGAGAAAAGCCTCTCCGCCCGATCTACCCAGTTTAAGGAGGAAGTACAATGACTGTTTAGGGAGTTGGGGGAGGTAAAGCTGGGGTTGAGCAGGGCTTAAGGGGACTTGAGCGCTTCTGAAGCTGCGAGGAGTCAACTTGAGAGTGAGGTCCATGATCTTACTATTCGATGCAAAGAGTATGAGAAAAAAATTGTGGATGCCCGTGAGAGTGCTGAGCTAGTAGCCTAGAGCTATGTCAATAAATATCTCAAGTCATACGAGTTCAAAGGCAAAGTTTTTTAGCAGTCTACTCGTTTCTAAGCGACAGGCTTCAATGATAGTCTTTAAAAAGCTCGAGAGTCTCCTACTATCCCGCTCAGTATTTTCTATACTATAGAGTATGATTCCGATGATGAGGAGGTGCAATATGAGCTTGACAACCGTTCTTTCCCCAAAGTTCGTCCCCTTGCTCCTCAAGAGTCATTAGCCCGTTTGGCAGCTGAGTTTGATTAGGTACCAGTCAAGTTGGTGATGGTCCACCTATTCATGAGGCTACAAATGTCCGTATAGATCCTCCTTTGAAAGGTGATATTGTAGCAAGTCCGACTGTCGCGACTGCTCATACTTCAAAGAATACCTCTAAAGTTGAGCCTGATCTAATTAGTGACCTTGCTTCTTCCGGAAAGAGTTGAAAATCTTTATTTGTAAATATGTGGTAGGCTTATATTTGCCTTGCCCTTATTGGTAAAAAGGTTTCTAATTATTTATaacacatattttttattttaataaaatcactaaattaataatttttaaagattaaGGATTTGAatcattatagaaaaaaaatagaaatttattataaatattttaatataaattaaaaattaaaaagtttaaaatttaaaaatttaaaaatttatgtaatagagaaaatatttaatataaaactgTTATAAAATGTGCTGATATATATTAAAAGGGTTTagagatatttattttttatgaataataataaatttaagagagtaaatattttattaataaaataaaaattttaaaattaagttatttattatttaaaaattttaaaattaaatcctaaattttatttaattttaaagattatagtataaattaattttaatatatatatataagtattaattttatttttttattttcttttaatattatacTTTACATGCGTTCTTAAAACTCACAGTGcgataatttcaaaattaatcgtggtctgaaaaataatttattttcggaccagagtttaaaaattaatcttttaaaaaagtCTTATGCAAAAAGCCCGGAAATTTGTTCGtctgaaaaacaaaaaaaaaatgaggCGGTGAAAATTTATTCGTCTAATTAGGTGGAATTACATTACCATAGACTTTGTCCAATGAGCCAAGGCCCATGGCAGATGAGCCAATCACTGGGCTTTGAAGCCTTAAACGACCGAGTTGCGACTTACCTGGTTCGCGTGTTTGAAGAAACCGCAAGACTACAGGGAGTTGAAGTTGACCTAGTAATTTCCTTACAAGCCTTTCGATGTTTGAGGATCTGAAGGTCGAGAAATTTCGCCTCAGTCTCCCTTAATCTGGAGAGAGCTTCTGCAGATTTGCCTGATTTACAGATTCATATCTGCCAAGAAAGGAGGCTTATTGTTCTGCGGTTTGATCTTTGGTTGGTGAGATCAGATGGCAGAGGCAAGCGCGAACTCCCGATATGTGAAGTTGACAAAAGAGCAAACGGCTGTAGAGGACATTAAGCCTGGTGAGCTTAATCAGCCCATTGAAGTTCCTCAGGTTGCATTCTTTCTCTCTCTGTTCAAACCCTTTTTGTTTCAAGACTTTgagatttaattttgaatgttTTCTCAGTGTTAGGACTTCAATGATTCTGATTTGCACTCGAGATACCATGCCTGATTTTCTAAGCGCAGTTTGAGTTGAATCAAATTCAATTTATGCATTCTATGTGGGATTTGGGGCCAAACCGTGTAAAATTAACCTTTTAAATGTATGAATATCTCTTTGGCAGTTGGCTGTTCGCAAGTGCAATGAATGTGGGCAGCCTTTGCCCGAAAACTTTGAGCCTCCCGGAGATGAACCTTGGACGACAGGAATTTTTGGCTGTACTGAAGATACTGAAAGTTGTAAGTTGATCTACACGTTATAAATTTtagacaaaaaagaaaaaagatctACACGTTATAAATGttgtaaatgataaaattacatGATGCACTATTCGAAATTTAAACTATGTCGAGAGAGATCTGTATTATTAAACAGAGAATCAATTGACACCATGAATGAAGGAAATTACAAAATAGAGAAATAGACATGTAAAATCTGACAGAACCATATTTATGGTTTTGTTCCATGGATATGATTTTGTTCCTTTGTCAAGTACGTTGTAGTAGTCCAGAATGATTTAAGTaattggatttttttattttatgttttgtaCATAGAAAGACTGTGCAATATGGTATTTTATAACAACTCAGGAATTGGTTTATGCTAAACTTTTGTAGGTTTGCTGTGCTAGCCATAATTACATGGCGTTCCCTATTTTATAATTTGTCGAAGTTTTCTGAATATTCATTAGTAGAAACCAAATTATTTCTTGATGAGGCATGAAAAGGTGGTAGAATTTTTAATTCTTCCTCAGAATGGATGATATCTATTTGTCATCTTCTGTGAAGTTGGGTCTGTCTTATTTCTTTGTTCTTTTGACAAGTGTGCTGAGGTCCAATTTTCTAAGCTGACGATTGTCATCCATACAGACTGCTACTAATTTTACAATTTCCTGATCTCACTACTCCATAGGCTGGACAGGACTATTTTGTCCTTGTGTTCTATTTGGAAGAAATGTTGAAAGCCTGAGAGATGATACCCCTTGGACTACACCATGCATTTGTCATGCCATTTGTGTTGAAGGTGGAATGGCACTGGCAGCAGCAACAGCAATCTTCCATGGTGTTGACCCAAGGACTTCATTTCTAATTTGCGAGGGTTTACTTTTTGCTTGGTGGATGTGTGGCATATATACTGGTCTTGTTCGGCAATCACTACAGAGGAAATATCACCTCAAGGTAACTATGATTTTTCTCTGTATAGCACATTTCACATTGGCAAAATGCTACTGCATATATAAAAGAATATTATTTCCTCATTTGGTAAATCCATAGATGCACAGAAAATCAGCTTTATGCTTCCTTCAATCTTTTATGGGAGCACTTGGTTGTTTGGGAGTGGTTAAATATGGGAGTTTTGAGGTAGGAAGAAGGGTAGAGTTTTTGTGCTTGAGCTAAGCTCTTCAGAGAATTTCCATGCCTACCCATCTATTTGCCTGCTGACACCACACAATCATGTAGGAGAGACAGAGATAGGAAGAAAGTACACAGTGTTAAGTTTTTTTTCTGTAGTAACAGTACATGTCATATTAGTTATGCCATAGCCAAGCAAAATTCTTGCATTTGCTAATGCGTTGGGTTTGCGTGATGTGATCTAAATTGTTGTTATGGATGTTACTTCCACAGTCATCTTGGCTGTATGAGCAAGCCCTTCAATAGGGAGGTGAAAATCTGGTGATACTTGTTGGCCATTTCTCAGATTGCATTTGATAAATCTTGTATTAATCGCATTTTATAACCAGGCGCTCATGGCATACTTGCTTACATTGTTAAATTATGTGACTAGTACATTATGGTTTGTATATATTTGTTAGATAATTAGTGAATGAagatcttcctttttctttccccttatacatatatatatgcaGATCTATATATTAACATATCCTACTGCTACTCCTACTAGGCTATAACTGATTGGACACAATGTTGTGTTTGGTCACTGAAGGAGGCCCAATACAAAAAATCTAgtatatttagaaaaattaaggaTGTTGGGGCTTGCAAATTGCAATATACTAACTTGTCCTCTTGTGGACTGCAGAACTCACCGTGTGATCCATGCATGGTACACTGCTGCATGCATTGGTGTGCTTTGTGCCAGGAGCACAGGGAGATGAAGGGGCGCCTGTCAGATAACTTTGTGATGCCAATGGCCATTGTCAATCCTCCCCCTGTTCAAGAGATGAGCTCTGCTAGCGAGAACCGGGATTCTGAACCCTCTTCTGACAAAGGCACCAGCTTAGAGATGCAGGCTTTGTGAATCCAGTGTTAAGCACAGAAGTCGACTTGGCAAATTTCTCTTGgaaaataattttgttttagCTCTAGGACAATATCTTTATACATGAATGAAGAATGATGACTATTTTGCTGTCGATGATACATTTTGTATAGAAGAAATTCACATTTGACAATTACTGATGTGTTATCATTTTTAAAGCTTTACTACCTTGATGTTATATTTTATCCAAATACCATAGCAGCTATCTAGTTTCTTTTGTATCCATTTGTATGTAACATTGATCTCAGGTTGTTCTATtctattttgttaaatttaaagCAGATGATCGCTTCTTGTACTACTGGGAGAGCTTGCATCTCTTTTTGGCTTTACAAGAACTCAGATTCGTGCAGGTTGCTTTATATCAAGTCTGTAGATTTATCAATTTGCAGATCAGAAAGGAAAGACGGAGAGGAGAAGGAGATACTGATTGGGGGGTGGGGGGTAATGGGTATAGTGAGCAAGCAGCGGCTAATAATGTTGAAGCAGGCCCATGAATGATTGATCAATCAAATTATGGTAGTCTCAGTTCCCGAGCTAAAAAGCTGGGTCAGAGGAATGCCTCGTAGCGCTCCGATTCCCGTCCACGTTTCATTATTTATAATGGCTAAGCTAGTAGAAGTAGTGGTAAGTCTGAGGCTCTCAGGCCTGAGCCCATGCCTGCTCGTATCTTTTACCTCTGCATCTCATTCTCGTATTTTTTGACGAAAACCCTTTAAAAAGAAGTTTCTTAATTGTCCTTTTCACAATCAGAATCAGCAAACGCATACAAAGCTTGCCCCAGTCAAACTTCAAACATATCTGCTACCCACCAAATACGTCTCCTAATTTCTTGCCTCTAAAAGCACCCATCCTTTTCTCTGTTTCTTGAAGACTTGGACTCGTTTCGGTTCATGGAGAGACCACAGTCGGAGCATGGACGAGGGAGGAGGGGGAGACTCGCAAGGAGCAAAGAAATGGTGCAGATGCAGTGTCCAACCGGACGCATGTTACCAATGCCGCCCATGGTGAGACCAACACCTAATCAGGCGAAGCTAGCTGCAATAGCCGTTGATTTGAACATACGGCTGAGATCGGCCGATATGCCCGGGGCAATGCAAGAGCGGTCGTTTCGGTGCACCAGAGCAATCCTTGACGCAAATCTCGAGAAGAAGCCCAATCCTACTCGTATTGCCATGTGCCTCAAGAAGGTAAGCAATGCACTTTCAAGTATTGTTTTTTGCTTTAAACAAGCCTTCACCTTCGAAGGGTTACAGAAGTCTATGTTGCCTTGTAAGGCTTAATAATGGTTTGCTAAGGTCTCTTCCGATTGCTAAAATGGGGCTCACAATTGATGGTAGTTCtttggaaaaaataaattatcttggtGCTTTCAGTATGAAATTTTGCTGCTTGAAACTCGGTAAGTTTATCTTTAGATGCGTCATTTGCTTTCTGTCCTAAATCTAAATTTTCTTACCTGCGAGATTCAACATAGTGAAACTCGAAACTGGTGTTTTGGGACATTTTCAATGGCTTTTGTTTGAACTATGACAACAGTGAATTTTCAGTttagttgtaatttattttcaatCATGGTCGAATTAATGAAACTTTTACTGATTGAACAGAAAAATCATTTGCCAAGATCTACTTAACCTCAATATAttgatcttttttctttttttctttttttttttctatgtcGAAACTCTATGTTGTTTGTCCCATGTATCAGGAGTTCGATGAAGTGTATGGGCCGGCATGGCACTGCGTTGTGGGCCAGAGTTTTGGATCATTCGTTACTCACTCGAGTGGCGGATTTGTGTATTTCTCTGTGGACAAGctctcttttcttctcttcAAGACAGAGGTCCGACCAGTCAGGAGTTCGCTTCCGCTTCCTCCTCGccctccccctccccctcctcctcctccttcattTCCTCTTCTATGGAAGCTTGACATTAATGCTTAGCTTAAGGCTTATACTAATGTAATTTCTACTTGATTTTCACCTGATCTGGCAACTATCATGCGTTGGCAAGGAAAATCATGCTATATAATAGATTAGAGCCCTTGCAATTGTACTTGTATTACAAGGTTTTGAGGATGTAGTAATTAATCTGTTTAGCTTCATATTTGATTCCTGGTTCACGAAGAATCCGTCCTACTCATTTGCCCACATCAAAGTATTGTATTTGACCGGTAATTTACTTCGTGCAAAGGTACTCA encodes:
- the LOC110600100 gene encoding cell number regulator 6 → MAEASANSRYVKLTKEQTAVEDIKPGELNQPIEVPQLAVRKCNECGQPLPENFEPPGDEPWTTGIFGCTEDTESCWTGLFCPCVLFGRNVESLRDDTPWTTPCICHAICVEGGMALAAATAIFHGVDPRTSFLICEGLLFAWWMCGIYTGLVRQSLQRKYHLKNSPCDPCMVHCCMHWCALCQEHREMKGRLSDNFVMPMAIVNPPPVQEMSSASENRDSEPSSDKGTSLEMQAL
- the LOC110600101 gene encoding dynein light chain, cytoplasmic, encoding MPPMVRPTPNQAKLAAIAVDLNIRLRSADMPGAMQERSFRCTRAILDANLEKKPNPTRIAMCLKKEFDEVYGPAWHCVVGQSFGSFVTHSSGGFVYFSVDKLSFLLFKTEVRPVRSSLPLPPRPPPPPPPPPSFPLLWKLDINA